From Aspergillus chevalieri M1 DNA, chromosome 4, nearly complete sequence, a single genomic window includes:
- the SVF1 gene encoding survival factor 1 family protein (COG:A;~EggNog:ENOG410PFCQ;~InterPro:IPR013931,IPR033394;~PFAM:PF08622,PF17187;~go_process: GO:0006979 - response to oxidative stress [Evidence IEA]) encodes MNWLKSTLASVAGTQEPIYGPEAIQSVAKQTEATRYTELTKEDLRWRALQYTNVETQTFYAMGDNGTLAMVQVIYSNIVGIHTTAQFNSKIFNLKGDGPHNWHSDPLSNFMFDEKMLSFGADNLTVSLNEEGTAYTIRSAVNEDSVVDLTFSRAAPGFVIGKDGTTYFGTDAENPWGSMHHAFWPRCTVQGTIKTKEDIVDLGGRGMFIHAIQGMKPHHAAARWNFVNFQTPSYSAVMMEFTTPPSYGSTVVNVGGIVKDNEIVYAGVNNTATHTETAKDEESEWPEPKSIKWNWDGKTADEKEFHAELDGSLGNRMDRIDVMAEVPGFIKTIAGSVAGTKPYIFQYAPQEKLTLKVKVGDEEVVEQGTMFSEATFIS; translated from the exons atgaactggctcaAGTCGAC TCTGGCCAGTGTTGCCGGCACGCAGGAACCGATCTACGGCCCCGAAGCCATCCAATCCGTCGCTAAGCAGACCGAAGCTACTCGTTATACCGAACTCACCAAGGAGGATTTGCGGTGGCGCGCCCTCCAATACACCAATGTCGAGACCCAGACCTTCTATGCGATGGGTGATAATGGCACTCTGGCGATGGTTCAGGTCATCTACAGCAATATCGT GGGCATCCATACCACCGCCCAGTTCAACTCGAAGATCTTCAACCTCAAAGGCGACGGTCCCCACAACTGGCACTCCGATCCCTTGTCCAATTTCATGTTCGATGAGAAGATGCTCTCGTTTGGCGCTGACAATCTGACCGTATCCCTCAACGAAGAAGGTACTGCCTACACTATCCGGTCAGCCGTAAACGAGGACAGCGTGGTGGATTTGACCTTCTCCCGGGCCGCTCCTGGTTTCGTCATCGGTAAGGATGGAACAACATACTTTGGCACAGATGCCGAGAACCCTTGGGGCTCGATGCACCACGCCTTCTGGCCCCGTTGCACAGTCCAAGGAACCATCAAGACCAAGGAAGACATTGTTGACCTTGGGGGTCGAGGCATGTTCATTCATGCGATCCAGGGCATGAAGCCGCATCATGCTG CGGCCCGCTGGAACTTCGTCAACTTCCAAACCCCGTCTTACTCCGCTGTTATGATGGAATTCACTACACCTCCCTCGTATGGCTCGACTGTCGTTAACGTCGGTGGTATTGTGAAGGATAACGAGATTGTCTACGCTGGCGTCAACAACACGGCCACCCACACTGAAACCGCGAAGGATGAGGAAAGTGAATGGCCTGAACCCAAGTCCATCAAATGGAACTGGGACGGCAAGACGGCAGACGAGAAGGAATTCCATGCGGAATTGGACGGTTCTCTTGGCAATCGGATGGACCGTATCGATGTTATGGCGGAGGTCCCAGGGTTCATCAAAACAATTGCAGGCAGTGTTGCTGGCACGAAGCCCTACATCTTCCAG TACGCACCGCAAGAGAAGCTGACCCTGAAGGTCAAGGTTGGCGATGAGGAAGTTGTTGAACAGGGAACTATGTTCTCCGAGGCTACTTTCATTTCATGA